From a single Rickettsiales bacterium genomic region:
- a CDS encoding phage head closure protein: protein MTNYPPRRAVLVTPPASEPLTLAEIKLFLRVDGDVEDTLATWVLIDEVWADIRPRSGREESRHEGLREAVTHFVYLRYRDDIESDWRILYEERELRIHAVINIEEEGKLLKLWVEESS from the coding sequence ATGACAAATTATCCCCCTCGACGGGCGGTGTTGGTAACCCCGCCAGCGTCTGAGCCGCTTACTTTGGCTGAAATTAAGCTCTTTCTTCGTGTCGATGGCGATGTGGAAGATACGCTCGCAACATGGGTGCTAATCGATGAAGTATGGGCTGATATTCGACCCCGTTCAGGGCGTGAAGAAAGCCGGCATGAGGGTCTGCGTGAGGCGGTGACCCATTTTGTCTATTTGCGCTATCGCGATGATATCGAGTCGGATTGGCGTATTCTTTATGAAGAGCGTGAGTTGCGCATCCATGCGGTCATAAATATTGAAGAAGAAGGAAAGTTATTAAAACTCTGGGTTGAAGAAAGCAGTTGA
- a CDS encoding phage major capsid protein: MKLYYSLQEDYATRATFLMNRTVVQAARLLKDATSEQYLWQPGLIAGADDTLLGVPVRQATDMPVAATDSLSVAIGDFSRAYTIVDRIGIRTLRDPFTDKPFVKFYTTKRVGGDVVNFDALKLLKLAA, translated from the coding sequence GTGAAGCTCTATTATAGCTTGCAGGAAGATTATGCGACCCGTGCGACGTTCTTGATGAATCGTACAGTCGTGCAAGCGGCGCGGTTGCTCAAGGATGCGACATCTGAGCAATATCTATGGCAGCCCGGTCTGATTGCCGGTGCGGATGATACGCTGTTGGGGGTTCCGGTGCGTCAGGCGACCGATATGCCGGTGGCGGCAACTGATAGCCTATCGGTTGCGATTGGCGATTTCAGCCGCGCATACACAATTGTCGATCGTATTGGTATTCGCACGTTGCGCGACCCATTTACCGATAAACCTTTCGTGAAATTCTACACAACAAAGCGTGTGGGCGGTGATGTCGTGAACTTTGATGCACTTAAATTGCTGAAATTGGCGGCATAA
- a CDS encoding phage major capsid protein, with translation MTLNHITEQVSQLGTAWEQFKQVNNQRLDEVERKGNADPLYQEHLTKINHALDHHKSRMHALETAVNRPAVAGDAYKVDTPYAGQYKKAFTTYLRKGMDAGLETLESKALSVGSDADGGYTVTPAMAENIVKAIHEFSPMRGLVNVEKISTDALEIVQDYDEAAAGWTTETGAVSDTNTPQVAKKTIPVHELYAQPKATQKLVDDSAIDIELWLSDKVSEVFTRLENSAFISGDGVGQPTGILSYAAGTSWGRLSRSILALMAH, from the coding sequence ATGACTTTAAACCATATTACGGAACAAGTGAGCCAGCTTGGCACTGCATGGGAGCAGTTTAAGCAGGTGAATAATCAACGTCTCGACGAGGTCGAGCGTAAAGGCAACGCCGATCCGCTTTACCAAGAACATCTGACGAAAATTAACCATGCATTGGATCACCATAAGTCACGTATGCATGCGTTGGAAACGGCGGTGAACCGTCCTGCGGTTGCGGGCGATGCCTATAAGGTGGATACCCCTTACGCCGGTCAGTATAAGAAAGCGTTTACGACTTATTTGCGCAAAGGCATGGATGCCGGCCTCGAAACTCTAGAGAGTAAAGCGCTCTCTGTCGGGTCGGATGCGGATGGCGGGTACACCGTAACGCCTGCCATGGCTGAAAATATCGTCAAAGCGATTCACGAGTTCTCACCGATGCGTGGGTTGGTAAATGTAGAGAAAATCTCGACCGATGCACTCGAAATCGTACAGGATTACGATGAAGCAGCGGCTGGTTGGACGACCGAAACTGGTGCAGTTTCAGATACCAATACGCCGCAAGTGGCCAAGAAAACAATCCCCGTGCATGAGCTCTATGCGCAGCCAAAAGCGACGCAAAAGCTGGTCGATGACTCGGCGATTGATATTGAGCTATGGCTTTCGGATAAAGTATCGGAGGTCTTCACCCGTCTTGAAAACTCGGCCTTCATCAGCGGTGATGGGGTGGGGCAGCCAACGGGTATCCTCTCTTACGCCGCCGGGACAAGCTGGGGCAGATTGAGCAGATCGATTCTGGCATTGATGGCGCATTAA
- a CDS encoding HK97 family phage prohead protease, with protein sequence MNMKHITAPIELKSLDEQGRFAGYASVFGMVDNQQDRVERGAFLATLRDKPVSEIKLLWQHQMQEPIGHVERLFEDDNGLYIEGRLLLSVQRGREAYDLVKAGVLEGLSIGYRPVSYRIDPETGVRHLLKVDLFEVSLVTFPANEEASITVVKDSRPLPPSQMVALSDVLSRAMQTLI encoded by the coding sequence ATGAATATGAAGCACATTACCGCACCGATCGAGCTTAAATCACTTGATGAACAGGGCCGCTTTGCCGGCTATGCTAGCGTGTTTGGGATGGTTGATAACCAGCAGGATAGGGTCGAACGTGGCGCATTCTTAGCGACGCTACGCGATAAGCCGGTAAGCGAAATTAAGCTGCTTTGGCAGCATCAAATGCAAGAGCCGATTGGCCATGTCGAGCGTTTATTTGAAGATGATAATGGTCTTTATATAGAAGGGCGCTTGCTGCTTTCTGTGCAGCGCGGACGTGAGGCGTATGATCTCGTGAAAGCGGGGGTGCTGGAAGGCTTAAGTATCGGCTATCGCCCGGTGAGCTACCGTATCGACCCTGAAACCGGCGTGCGTCATTTGTTAAAAGTGGATTTGTTCGAAGTAAGCCTCGTGACCTTTCCCGCGAATGAGGAGGCCAGTATTACCGTCGTTAAAGACAGTCGTCCCCTGCCGCCAAGCCAAATGGTGGCGTTGAGTGATGTGCTTTCAAGGGCAATGCAGACTCTCATTTAA